The following proteins come from a genomic window of Triticum aestivum cultivar Chinese Spring chromosome 6A, IWGSC CS RefSeq v2.1, whole genome shotgun sequence:
- the LOC123129976 gene encoding probable GPI-anchored adhesin-like protein PGA18, which yields MANGKNVMAMLFLTTIVAVAATRPAETYGAAEENTLKMATPSRKGVDATLAATRVVAAEKSIKKAESASTPEEAAVAKQDGAKSASAALKYNAISQQANGKGSSTSLGRKEAVGTLAAAHYVAAEKSIKKAETAKTPAKAVAAKRDAAKSVDDALKNGAISQKTAGTSSSTSPNRKEGTTAAAKMFTKKAETATTPEEVAAAKRAAAKSTAAASKYGVISQQAPGTSSSTSPSRKEVAGTLADARIAAAEKSIKKAETATRPKEAAKKDAAKSEADAMKYGALSQQAAGKNGA from the coding sequence ATGGCCAACGGAAAGAATGTCATGGCCATGTTATTTCTCACCACCATTGTCGCGGTGGCGGCCACAAGGCCAGCCGAGACCTATGGCGCTGCGGAGGAGAACACATTGAAGATGGCTACCCCCAGCAGGAAAGGGGTTGACGCTACCTTAGCAGCTACACGTGTTGTTGCTGCCGAGAAGTCCATCAAGAAGGCTGAAAGCGCCTCCACACCAGAAGAGGCCGCGGTTGCCAAGCAAGATGGAGCAAAATCTGCTTCTGCTGCATTAAAGTACAATGCCATCTCTCAGCAGGCAAATGGTAAAGGTTCTTCTACCTCCCTAGGCAGGAAAGAAGCAGTCGGTACTTTAGCCGCCGCACACTATGTCGCCGCCGAGAAGTCCATCAAGAAGGCCGAAACCGCCAAGACACCTGCAAAGGCCGTGGCTGCCAAGCGAGACGCGGCAAAGTCTGTTGACGATGCATTAAAGAATGGTGCCATCTCTCAGAAAACAGCTGGTACAAGTTCTTCTACCTCCCCCAATAGGAAAGAAGGCACCACTGCTGCTGCTAAGATGTTCACCAAGAAGGCTGAAACCGCTACCACACCTGAAGAGGTCGCGGCTGCCAAGCGAGCTGCAGCCAAGTCTACCGCTGCTGCATCAAAGTATGGTGTCATTTCTCAGCAAGCGCCTGGTACAAGTTCTTCTACCTCCCCTAGCAGGAAAGAAGTTGCCGGTACCTTGGCAGATGCTCGCATAGCTGCTGCCGAGAAGTCCATCAAGAAGGCTGAAACCGCCACCAGACCTAAAGAGGCAGCAAAGAAGGATGCCGCGAAATCTGAGGCTGATGCAATGAAGTACGGGGCCCTCTCTCAGCAGGCCGCCGGCAAAAATGGTGCCTAA